The Pseudomonas azadiae genome includes a window with the following:
- a CDS encoding helix-turn-helix domain-containing protein: MLDLSFSKPSEVVRRLCDRLRTERLALDMTQADLAGRAGIGTNTVSNLEAGRNVGFENVVRVAMALGRTKELEGLFLPKLDSIEDIRRYENSANRLRSKRKPGNA, translated from the coding sequence ATGTTGGATTTAAGCTTCAGCAAGCCGAGCGAGGTCGTCAGGCGCCTCTGCGATCGCTTGCGTACAGAGCGCTTGGCGCTGGACATGACACAAGCCGACTTGGCCGGACGTGCCGGCATTGGCACAAACACAGTGTCGAACCTTGAAGCAGGGCGCAATGTTGGATTCGAGAACGTCGTTCGTGTGGCGATGGCTCTTGGTCGAACCAAGGAACTTGAAGGCCTGTTCCTGCCAAAGCTGGACAGCATCGAGGACATTCGGCGCTACGAAAACAGCGCCAATCGTCTGCGTTCAAAGAGGAAGCCCGGCAATGCTTGA
- a CDS encoding type II toxin-antitoxin system HipA family toxin: MLEQVNVFYEGWGERWQWGTLVSTTALTGRPLIVFQYSNEARQRGLELSSYTLPLEGAQLRQGFPDHQLYLPGPVYDSLPDGWGLLLMDRMFRRRGLTTARIGSLERLAYIGCNAMGAMTFEPVAPEGQVSEVHIPLEQLAAEVQEVLHGDGGEFLQTLLLVGGSPQGARPKALVYRDPETGRFTTVVTAGFEAWLVKFPAKDEHAEVCAIEMVYAECLRMCGIETPDTQYFSLPNGLAAFASKRFDRRDDLRVPMQSLAAFTGANYRSPGVLDYVNFLRATQMCTNDVREMAVAFERAVFNVAFNNRDDHPKNFAYIMSQDGQWNLSPAYDVTFCEGPGGYHQMDVMGEALAISRRQMLRLAEEAEVPPDVAGRVIDGVCDVASQFASIAENLYPQVITQDTLRTIQGRIDQNVARLHRGHVE, from the coding sequence ATGCTTGAGCAGGTGAACGTCTTCTACGAGGGCTGGGGTGAGCGATGGCAATGGGGCACGCTCGTCTCCACTACCGCGCTGACCGGTCGGCCGCTGATCGTGTTCCAGTACAGCAATGAAGCCAGGCAAAGGGGCTTGGAACTGTCCTCCTACACGCTCCCGTTGGAGGGGGCTCAGTTGCGCCAAGGTTTTCCAGACCACCAACTGTACTTGCCTGGGCCTGTTTACGATTCCTTGCCCGATGGGTGGGGCCTGTTGCTGATGGACCGTATGTTCAGGCGCCGCGGGCTCACCACGGCGCGCATCGGCTCACTGGAACGGCTGGCATACATCGGTTGCAACGCAATGGGGGCCATGACATTTGAGCCCGTGGCACCAGAAGGGCAGGTGTCTGAAGTCCATATCCCACTGGAGCAGCTTGCCGCCGAAGTGCAGGAAGTGCTCCATGGAGACGGCGGCGAGTTCCTGCAGACGTTGCTGCTGGTGGGTGGCTCGCCTCAAGGTGCGAGGCCCAAGGCCCTGGTCTATCGCGATCCAGAAACTGGCCGTTTTACCACTGTCGTTACGGCGGGCTTTGAAGCTTGGTTGGTCAAGTTCCCGGCGAAAGACGAGCATGCCGAGGTGTGTGCTATCGAGATGGTCTACGCCGAGTGCCTGCGCATGTGCGGCATCGAGACCCCTGACACGCAGTACTTCAGTCTGCCTAATGGGTTGGCTGCATTTGCCAGTAAGCGATTTGACCGCCGGGATGATCTGCGCGTCCCCATGCAAAGCCTCGCGGCCTTTACGGGGGCAAATTACCGGTCTCCGGGGGTATTGGACTACGTCAACTTCTTGCGGGCAACACAGATGTGTACCAACGACGTGCGAGAGATGGCGGTGGCCTTCGAACGTGCCGTCTTCAATGTTGCATTCAACAACCGAGACGATCATCCCAAGAACTTCGCCTACATCATGTCGCAAGACGGTCAGTGGAACCTGTCACCGGCTTACGACGTGACCTTCTGCGAGGGACCAGGTGGATACCACCAGATGGATGTGATGGGTGAAGCGCTGGCGATTTCCCGCAGGCAAATGCTTCGGCTTGCCGAGGAAGCCGAGGTGCCCCCGGATGTTGCAGGCAGAGTGATTGACGGCGTTTGTGATGTGGCGAGCCAGTTTGCGAGCATCGCAGAGAACCTCTATCCACAGGTTATTACTCAAGACACCTTGCGCACGATTCAAGGCCGCATCGATCAGAACGTAGCGCGGTTACACCGCGGTCATGTGGAATGA